In Phyllopteryx taeniolatus isolate TA_2022b chromosome 22, UOR_Ptae_1.2, whole genome shotgun sequence, the DNA window GTCGAATATGGTGACCTCGTACACCTCCTGCGGCCACGAAAAGAAAACTTTCAACGGGTTCATTTTGGGAAGGAAACGAACGTGCGTGCGCGTCGTCCTGCCTGATCGTCAGCGGACAGAGCGGCGTCGTCTTCGCTGTAGTCATCCGAGTCGACGGACTCCACCTCGAATTCCACGCTGAAGTTGTCGCCGTCCGAGTCGGCGGCGGCCGTCGCGTCCGACCCGGCGGACTACAAAACGTTGGGTAAATTCACACAACTGTTCAGAATTGTGCGCACACGCTGAAGCGCTGACGGCGTCTCGTACTCACGTTGCTCTCTGACGATTGGCTGCTGTGTCTGTCCCGGCCGCTTCCCAGTCCACCAATCACACACCAGGACAGGCTGTCATCAAAAGTTAGCGAGTAGCTGTCCGAGCGGCTCCTCTTGGCGCCGTCGTCCTCGGCCGCCGCGGACCCGTTGTCGTTATCGTCCCCCTGTAAGCCGTGGGAGGGACCTGAGTGGGGGGGCGGGAGGGTTGGAGTCACGTGGCGACAAGATGCGTCAAGAGCGTTTTCCGAGGGCCGCCGCCTCACCGGCGTCGTTGCTCCTGGAGCTCCTCGtacgccgccgtcgccgccgtcgTACGTCGGGGGGCGAGGAACCGCTACCCGCTGCCGCTTCCTGACGGGATCAAATAGCAAAATGTGACGCCCGCCGCTTAACGTCCAATCGTGAGCGCAAAGCTTTGGAGCTTCACGGAAATAGGAACCACTTTCACTGGTTCCCTCAGGAACACACGCCGCAGTTTTATCCGGCGAAGCGAAGGACGAGAGGCCTCGGGGCGGAAACGGCCTCAACGTATTCTCAACGCCGGGTCAAGGCGCCCGATGCCGACGCTCATCGGACGCCAAAAAGGTGTTGGTCGATATAGACGGAAGTACGAACCCCAATTTGAAATGATGTCCTGTTTTTCAAAAAAGggatggaagttttttttttttaatccgattCATGGAAAAACTATTAATTTACTTCTTTACATTCTCACTCTGTTTTGATACGAAACAGTGCTAGTTTTATCAACAAAtaattgaatgtgaatgttCATGCTTcactttgccttttttcttATTGTTGTGCCATCCATTGCTATTGCTCCCTCTCAATATATTGTGGGCGGCCGGTTccagcgtccgcctcacagtgctgaggaccggggttcaatcccggccccgcctgtgtggagtttgcatgtgctccccgtgcctgcgtgggtttcctcccacatcccaaaaacatgcgtggtagattgagtgaagactctaaattgcccgtaggtgtgaacgtgagtgccaatggttgtttgtttgtgccctgcgattggctggcaaccagttgagggtgtaccccgcctcctgcccgatgacagctgggataggctccagcacgcccgcgacccgagtgaggagaagcggctcagaaaatgaaaggatggaaagatggatgttttaaagTCTCTTTAAAGACcttgaaaacaaatgtaagtGCCATAAATAGCATAAAGCATCGGGTCTTTTGCGTTTTTTTGGAAAAGTGTTATTATATAGTCTTGTATATTGCAGATGTTCCTCTTTCTCTAGCGTATCGCTTGACAGTCCGTTTTTCCTCCGAACGGAAGTTGACTTGCCATCTGACCTGTGCGGGTTGCTGCGTCTGGCTGCCGCCGGCAGCTTCGCCGAAGCTCTGTGCCGAttctgaaccacaaaaacacattattattattattgttgttcatATTACGAGAGTGACAATGCTGAAATTACACAGCCCTTGTGTCAACATGTCCCACCTTGGCTCCTCACTCTCACCAAGTTCTTGGCAAGCATCGCAAACAAAATcctgccccccccaaaaagacaaCAGGTTTCAAAGGTGAGGTTCAAAACAGTTctttgccgccgccgccgccgtctgcATCTCACCGAGGCTGCTTGACAGAGAAGGTGTCCACTCCCAGTATGCGGCCGAGCGCGTCTTGGGCGCAGTGCACGatgtgctgctgcttcttgtCGTAAAGCTGCTTGCGGATGATGTACTGGCCCAGGTAGAACATCACCTGAACACGCCACAGTTGCCCACCGGTTACTAACTCATGCCAGGCTTTTCCGTTACCTTTGTCAGGCGGCGCCGGCGACTTCGTACCTCCCTCAAGGTGAGGACGTCTTTGGTGGCTCCCGCCAGCTGGAGCAAAGTGGCTAACTCCGCCTTGGGCCGCACCTCAACACAAACCGGCAAGATAAGTTACAAATGACCCACTCACTAACGAACTTACAGGAAATGACTTCACTGTTGAGATGTCAAATGTGAGATTTGAAGTGTTAATGGTTTGAATGTGGAGGTCAATTTGAATTTTAGGAAGAAAATGTGATGAATTGTTACACGTCCTGAAGATGATGAACAGTTTCAACTTGTAATGTTTGAATGTGCTAGTAGCACTCACCACTTTGTTGTAATCAGAAGTGTTCATGTTGTTTGTCAGTTGACGTGAAGACAATCTGCACACAAACACGATGGCAATGATGTAGCGCAATGAAGAGCGATAACCGGGAAAAGGAAAGGCCGGCCGGCGAGAGCGTCCACAAAATGTCAGCGCAAGACAAAACGCTTTGAAGTGAGCTGCCAATCGCACGCTCAATATCGTTTTGATGGAAAACAGTAAACAtctaaaaagtcaaaaaaacaacaacaaagttgaCTTGCAACATACCAAAACTATGAAACATTCTCCTGTTTTAATCTCCAAGTGGCGCACATGCCCATGAGCGCAATTTAcctgttgtttattttgcatttaactTCCACAATGTCATAAAAATGCTCACCTGcgccaacaaaacaaacaaacaaacattcattcattctcccGACCTCCTTCGGGACAATTCAAAGCTTTGATATGATTGTGATGCGTCATCACAGAAATCTGACATCGCAGCATGAATAAAAGATTTttggaacaaacaaacatattacaggattcaaagatttttttttttttataaatattattaaGAGTATAATAAGCACTTTTTAAATTCACTAGTTAAGATTAAGACTTCCTTCCCTTGTTCAACTTTGACATTAAcgtcgtaatgttacaacttttatttttaagttttctCCCCTCAAAAGCAGGCAAGGTTAGAATTCCTATTAAAGTGATGACGGCTTCCGATGAATGAAGTTTGCCTCCAGAGCATTGAAGCGCCCAAAAGGTTCCAATCTTACCGGAGTGCGCCGTCAGTGTTCCGTCCGTCAGTGTTCCGTCCATGTGTGCAAGTGGCAAAGCGTTAAAGTGCAGAGAGGAGAAAGAGTGGAGGCACCGGCGGCGGCTGCTCTTATAAAGACGCCGGGACATGTCGGGACTAGACTGACACTCGAGGGAGTCCACCGAGTCGAGTCTGTCAAGTGCATGTGTTTGGGGGGGGCAATCAGGGCCAGGCCAGCTGACTCAGCGGCGCCACTGCAACAGCTGATTacattacacacactcacagacatGCCGGGACTAGTCCGACGTGACTCAACGCTGTCTCGTAACCATGCTAACCAGGGCCCAACTCGGTTACATGTGGACTGCGACATCTGACGTCGTCTTGTCTTCAACTTCCTATTCAACACACCCCCAATAGCCGAACATTTGGATTATTTCGAATACACCTATTTTGTATCCCTCCCGCCTGCTTTGCACACATTtcaatgtattaaaacacattcaaacttattATAAAACACGCTTttgaaagtattccttagcgcctGTTGTAACGCTCCCCAGACgatcgtataacatcactttgaggagaCGAAAAGAAGACTCGCTCGCAGTTCGCCCAAATATGCGGCTAATCGCTCTCTTtctttgaagtttactgtaaaactgacactaAACGTATATTTAATCACCAAAATGTTGATAGAACAATATAAATAtgcaagcttaatgctaacatgcgaTGTGACG includes these proteins:
- the mdm2 gene encoding E3 ubiquitin-protein ligase Mdm2 → MNTSDYNKVVRPKAELATLLQLAGATKDVLTLREVMFYLGQYIIRKQLYDKKQQHIVHCAQDALGRILGVDTFSVKQPRILFAMLAKNLVRVRSQESAQSFGEAAGGSQTQQPAQEAAAGSGSSPPDVRRRRRRRTRSSRSNDAGPSHGLQGDDNDNGSAAAEDDGAKRSRSDSYSLTFDDSLSWCVIGGLGSGRDRHSSQSSESNSAGSDATAAADSDGDNFSVEFEVESVDSDDYSEDDAALSADDQEVYEVTIFDEDDDSFDEDTEITEADYWRCDGCDELNPPLPRNCLRCWSLRQDWLRCASLPARPACADAPGSDGEDGVDVPDGKTVNASSAPDSQDALPASRPPSSCSSSSQEKSWTTCDSLPSSAANSQEQPADAVVVPELERTLSADARLPDSCLDPCLICQSRPKNGCIVHGKTGHLMSCYVCARKLKKHNKLCPVCRMPIQAVVLTYLS